The following coding sequences are from one Rhipicephalus microplus isolate Deutch F79 chromosome 3, USDA_Rmic, whole genome shotgun sequence window:
- the LOC142802699 gene encoding carbonic anhydrase 2-like, whose product MITPPTIGLPAQHHHHCATSAQSLRKCDVSDWVYSVPSNCSISSSIHKSWLLFHCTRVLGANRTLSAKVYFQLFARGLSDSSTHWLAAQETWSTKYPDCKGKSQSPLHLRFLQSTYKDMPPINFFNYDTEMILNVEIRGANLLVSPNNSRVAVYGGPLLVEYTFVLGVLHFGTGSGQGAEHNIDDRVNAAEVHDFFLKSG is encoded by the exons ATGATCACACCCCCAACCATCGGGTTACCAGCACAGCACCATCACCACTGTGCCACCTCGGCGC AGAGTCTCCGCAAGTGCGACGTGAGCGACTGGGTGTACTCTGTTCCCTCGAACTGCAGCATCAGCTCGAGCATACACA AAAGCTGGCTCTTATTTCACTGCACTCGTGTTCTTGGCGCTAATCGAACCCTGTCTGCAAAGGTATACTTTCAGTTGTTTGCACGCGGCCTCTCTGACTCGTCCACTCACTGGCTTGCAGCTCAGGAGACGTGGTCCACCAAGTACCCGGACTGCAAGGGCAAGTCGCAGTCACCGCTACACTTGCGCTTCCTGCAGTCCACTTACAAGGACATGCCACCCATCAACTTCTTCAACTACGACACCGAGATGATCCTGAACGTAGAGATCAGAGGAGCGAACC TTCTCGTGTCCCCGAACAACTCTCGCGTGGCCGTCTACGGCGGTCCCCTGCTGGTCGAGTACACCTTTGTCCTCGGGGTGTTACACTTCGGCACAGGCAGTGGACAAGGCGCCGAGCACAACATCGACGATCGGGTCAATGCGGCCGAGGTACACGACTTTTTCCTGAAGTCAGGATAA